In one Pseudomonas hydrolytica genomic region, the following are encoded:
- a CDS encoding DUF3999 domain-containing protein — protein MNILRLGLLLSLSLSAALQAAERAQDFRHAAPLQLSGEGPWYRLELPIAAHFAAQHGDLRDLRVFDAQGKVQAYALIPGRSETVAHEQEHGVRWFPLHGRADAQAAPALRVERSTTGTLIELRGESAAEPDQQLRGWLLDASAIDAPLVRLSLDWSGGEDGFQRFSIEASDDLQRWQSWGEGQVARLSFADERIDQRQIELPGQRARYLRLLWRAPTQAPQLEVATLRSRRQDQQAAPLVWSEPLPAERGADGLYRWQLPLALPLERLRLPLAQANTLAPLRIEARSSDQGAWRPLASGLLYRLPENGREMVHDELALPGWPVRQLRLQLDPRGGGLGPEVPNLQVALRATQLIFLARGEAPYRLALGNAGAQSAALPLPSLIPGYQAERLASLGRAELGDASALAGSMGEPAAVAQGDWQRWGLWAVLLLGVGLLAAMAASLLRRPPGA, from the coding sequence GTGAATATCCTTCGTCTTGGCCTGCTGCTGTCCCTGTCGCTGAGCGCCGCGCTGCAGGCCGCCGAGCGTGCGCAGGACTTTCGTCATGCCGCGCCGTTGCAACTGTCCGGCGAGGGCCCCTGGTACCGCCTGGAGCTGCCGATCGCTGCGCACTTTGCCGCGCAGCATGGCGACCTGCGCGACCTTCGCGTGTTCGATGCCCAGGGCAAGGTTCAGGCCTATGCGCTGATCCCGGGGCGCAGCGAGACCGTGGCGCATGAACAGGAGCACGGCGTGCGCTGGTTTCCCCTGCATGGCCGCGCCGATGCACAGGCGGCGCCGGCCTTGCGGGTCGAGCGCAGCACCACGGGCACACTGATCGAGCTGCGTGGCGAGTCCGCCGCCGAACCGGACCAGCAACTGCGCGGCTGGCTGCTCGACGCCAGCGCCATCGACGCCCCATTGGTGCGCCTGAGCCTGGACTGGAGCGGTGGCGAGGACGGCTTCCAGCGTTTCAGCATCGAAGCCAGTGACGACCTGCAGCGCTGGCAGAGCTGGGGCGAGGGGCAGGTGGCACGGCTGAGCTTCGCCGACGAACGCATCGATCAGCGCCAGATCGAGCTGCCCGGCCAGCGCGCCCGCTATCTGCGTCTGCTGTGGCGCGCGCCGACGCAGGCGCCGCAGCTGGAGGTGGCGACCCTGCGCAGCCGCCGCCAGGATCAGCAGGCGGCGCCGTTGGTCTGGTCCGAGCCGCTGCCGGCCGAGCGCGGCGCCGATGGGCTGTATCGCTGGCAGCTGCCGCTGGCGTTACCTCTGGAGCGGCTGCGCCTGCCGCTGGCGCAGGCCAATACCCTGGCACCGCTGCGTATCGAGGCGCGCAGCAGCGATCAGGGCGCGTGGCGGCCGCTGGCCAGCGGTCTGCTCTATCGCCTGCCGGAGAATGGCCGGGAGATGGTGCACGACGAACTGGCCTTGCCGGGCTGGCCGGTGCGTCAGTTGCGTCTGCAGCTCGACCCGCGCGGTGGCGGTCTGGGGCCGGAGGTGCCGAACCTGCAGGTCGCCTTGCGCGCCACCCAGCTGATCTTTCTCGCCCGCGGCGAGGCGCCCTATCGCCTGGCACTGGGCAATGCCGGTGCGCAATCGGCGGCGCTGCCGCTGCCCAGCCTGATTCCCGGTTACCAGGCCGAGCGTCTGGCCAGCCTCGGCCGCGCCGAGCTGGGGGATGCGAGCGCACTGGCCGGCTCCATGGGCGAGCCAGCGGCCGTTGCGCAAGGTGACTGGCAACGCTGGGGACTCTGGGCTGTACTGCTACTGGGCGTTGGATTGCTGGCTGCCATGGCGGCCAGCCTGCTGCGGCGCCCACCAGGCGCCTGA
- a CDS encoding histidine kinase N-terminal 7TM domain-containing diguanylate cyclase, with amino-acid sequence MQACLASGWSLSPPVLMTLLVCFGVVLLAHWVTRQRDFPERDSFILLHLASLWWMGAAALEMSFFAAECKMFWASMAWPGIVSTPTFWAVFLWQYVNSMRTPLPRSSILGLSLVPLLVWALALSNPWHGLFYGAGSAPVDDSPGAPVRYQHGPLFYATAVYVYLFMAFCMGVVSRAAALSQGLHRRHYLAFVLVTAVPWVANVGYVVFGWTLFGFDPTPFSFAFTLAAFSWLIVGVRLFDLLPVARHLLLEALLDPVLVIDPRGRVIEANPAALKLAGLQQGWQGTELGQWPVFGADLQRLLNEAGEGDQERPLTLTSAARYYEVRVRAIERATRHGPTLLGHMLYVRDVTQRHLSELKLAEALALSEERLRTISNLHEQLREQALCDPLTGLYNRRYLDEFFSRELARAQRENLPLALALIDLDHFKRLNDECGHLVGDDVLKAVAKHLLDNLRSTDAVFRIGGEEFLLILPGLDAQAAMARLEALRTQLSQVGQPTRIGTLPVTLSAGIAIWPAHGQGLDSLLQAADVALYRAKRDGRNRVEVALPPAEANRAR; translated from the coding sequence ATGCAGGCCTGTCTGGCTTCCGGCTGGAGCCTGTCACCGCCGGTCCTGATGACCCTGCTGGTGTGCTTCGGGGTGGTCCTGCTGGCGCACTGGGTCACCCGCCAGCGCGACTTCCCCGAGCGTGACAGCTTCATTCTGCTGCACCTGGCCAGCCTCTGGTGGATGGGCGCCGCGGCACTGGAAATGAGCTTCTTCGCCGCCGAATGCAAGATGTTCTGGGCCAGCATGGCCTGGCCCGGCATCGTTTCCACGCCCACGTTCTGGGCGGTATTCCTCTGGCAGTACGTCAACAGCATGCGCACGCCGTTGCCGCGTAGCAGCATCCTGGGGCTGAGCCTGGTGCCGCTGCTGGTCTGGGCTCTGGCGCTGAGCAATCCCTGGCATGGCCTGTTCTACGGTGCCGGCAGCGCTCCCGTCGACGACAGTCCGGGAGCCCCGGTGCGCTATCAGCATGGCCCGCTGTTCTATGCCACGGCCGTCTACGTCTACCTGTTCATGGCGTTCTGCATGGGCGTGGTAAGCCGCGCCGCGGCGCTCAGTCAAGGGCTGCACCGCCGTCACTATCTGGCGTTCGTGCTGGTCACCGCGGTGCCCTGGGTGGCCAACGTCGGTTATGTGGTGTTCGGCTGGACCCTGTTCGGCTTCGACCCGACCCCCTTCAGCTTCGCCTTCACCCTGGCGGCGTTCTCCTGGCTGATCGTCGGCGTACGCCTGTTCGACCTGCTGCCGGTGGCGCGCCATCTGCTGCTGGAGGCGTTGCTCGACCCGGTGCTGGTGATCGATCCGCGTGGTCGGGTGATCGAGGCCAATCCGGCCGCGCTGAAGCTGGCAGGGCTGCAGCAGGGCTGGCAGGGCACCGAGTTGGGGCAGTGGCCGGTGTTCGGCGCCGACCTGCAGCGTCTGCTGAATGAGGCCGGCGAGGGCGATCAGGAGCGCCCGCTGACCCTGACCAGCGCGGCGCGCTACTACGAAGTGCGGGTGCGCGCCATCGAACGCGCCACTCGCCACGGCCCGACCCTGCTGGGCCATATGCTCTACGTACGCGACGTGACCCAGCGCCACCTCAGCGAGCTCAAGCTGGCCGAGGCCCTGGCCCTGAGTGAAGAGCGTCTGCGCACCATCTCGAATCTGCACGAGCAACTGCGCGAGCAGGCGCTGTGCGACCCGCTGACCGGCCTCTACAACCGCCGCTATCTGGATGAATTCTTCTCGCGCGAACTGGCCAGGGCGCAACGCGAAAACCTGCCACTGGCCTTGGCGCTGATCGATCTAGACCACTTCAAACGGCTCAACGACGAGTGCGGCCATCTGGTCGGCGACGACGTGCTCAAGGCTGTCGCCAAGCATCTGCTGGACAACCTGCGCAGCACCGATGCGGTGTTTCGTATCGGCGGCGAGGAATTCCTGCTGATCCTGCCGGGGCTTGATGCTCAGGCTGCCATGGCGCGCCTGGAGGCATTACGGACGCAATTGAGCCAGGTTGGCCAGCCAACGCGCATAGGTACTCTGCCGGTCACCCTGTCGGCAGGCATCGCTATATGGCCGGCGCATGGGCAGGGTCTCGATAGCCTCCTGCAGGCTGCCGACGTTGCGCTCTACCGAGCCAAGCGTGATGGTCGTAACCGGGTGGAGGTGGCCCTTCCGCCGGCAGAAGCGAACCGCGCCAGATAG
- the estP gene encoding esterase EstP → MNRLLSPLAAACLLASATSLSAAPYSALYVFGDSLSDAGWFADPDGPAGATTRFTNRIGPTYQDGSGEIFGPVAPMLLGDALGLGGAGLGPANSVEGGNNWAVGGYRTDEILNTISGPGGYLASSGGRADPNALYYLTGGGNDFLQFRVVDTASAQAAAGRLVDSVEVLQQAGARYIMVWLLPDIGLTPNFYGGGLQDLVSGLGADFNQELVSQLAALDANVIPLNIPLNLSETLSDPGRYGLIADRDTVIDSCFEGCSNPHPVYGLNGTAPDPTKLLFNDSVHPTITGQRLIADYAYSLLAAPWEITLLPEMALGTLRAHQDQLRAQWLADWEAWQSEGQWRAFINAGGQRLDYDLYSGDAKGNGYSLNFGTSYRLDDAWRLGLAAGLYQQSLEAGAADSDYDLRSYLGTAFAQYQHNRWWGDLSASIGRLDYDDLKRKFAIGPATNSEKGDTDGDLWAFSGRFGYDIAQPGSQWHLSPFFSADYVRIEVDGYAEDGQRSTALSYADQVRKSKRLGAGLQGLYDLAPQTRLFGELAMEREYEDDPSEVRMALNSLPGIGFELPGYRPDDRTWRGHVGVSHSLGNGLSLRGSYSYRHADDESQHGLNLSLSLDL, encoded by the coding sequence ATGAACCGTCTGTTGTCTCCGCTGGCGGCCGCCTGCCTGCTGGCCAGTGCCACTTCGCTTTCCGCCGCGCCATACAGCGCGCTCTACGTATTCGGCGATAGCCTCAGCGATGCAGGCTGGTTCGCCGACCCTGATGGGCCGGCGGGAGCTACCACCCGTTTTACCAATCGTATCGGGCCGACCTATCAGGATGGCAGCGGCGAGATCTTCGGGCCGGTGGCGCCCATGCTGCTTGGCGATGCCCTTGGCCTGGGCGGAGCGGGGCTGGGGCCGGCAAATTCGGTCGAGGGCGGTAACAACTGGGCGGTCGGAGGCTATCGTACCGACGAGATCCTCAACACCATCAGCGGTCCAGGCGGGTACCTGGCCTCCAGCGGAGGGCGGGCCGACCCGAATGCGTTGTATTACCTCACTGGCGGTGGGAATGATTTTCTCCAGTTTCGTGTAGTCGATACCGCCAGCGCGCAGGCTGCTGCCGGGCGGCTGGTCGATAGCGTCGAGGTTCTGCAGCAAGCCGGCGCGCGCTACATCATGGTGTGGTTGCTGCCGGATATCGGTCTGACACCGAACTTCTATGGTGGCGGCTTGCAAGACCTGGTATCCGGGTTAGGGGCCGACTTCAACCAGGAACTGGTGAGCCAGCTAGCGGCGCTCGATGCAAACGTCATTCCCTTGAACATACCGCTCAATCTCTCGGAAACATTGAGTGACCCCGGGCGCTACGGCCTGATCGCAGACCGCGACACGGTGATTGACAGCTGTTTCGAAGGCTGCAGCAATCCGCACCCGGTCTATGGCCTGAACGGCACCGCTCCTGATCCGACCAAACTTCTGTTCAACGACAGCGTGCACCCGACCATCACCGGGCAGCGCCTGATTGCCGACTACGCCTACTCACTCCTCGCCGCTCCCTGGGAAATCACCCTACTGCCGGAGATGGCCCTAGGCACGCTGCGGGCTCATCAGGATCAGCTGCGCGCGCAATGGCTGGCAGACTGGGAGGCCTGGCAGAGCGAAGGGCAGTGGCGTGCCTTCATCAATGCCGGCGGCCAGCGCCTGGATTACGATCTGTACAGTGGCGATGCCAAGGGCAACGGCTACAGCCTCAACTTCGGTACCAGCTATAGGCTCGATGACGCCTGGCGCCTGGGCCTGGCTGCCGGGCTCTACCAACAGAGTCTGGAAGCCGGGGCCGCGGATTCCGATTACGATCTTCGCAGCTATCTGGGTACTGCGTTCGCCCAGTATCAGCACAACCGCTGGTGGGGGGATCTGTCGGCCAGTATCGGGCGGCTGGACTACGATGATCTCAAACGCAAGTTTGCCATTGGTCCGGCTACCAACTCTGAGAAGGGGGATACCGACGGCGATCTGTGGGCCTTCAGTGGCCGATTCGGCTACGACATCGCCCAGCCGGGTAGCCAGTGGCATTTGAGCCCGTTCTTCAGCGCCGACTACGTGCGGATCGAAGTAGACGGCTATGCCGAAGATGGCCAGCGTTCCACCGCCCTGAGTTACGCTGATCAGGTACGCAAATCGAAGCGCCTCGGCGCAGGCCTGCAGGGGCTGTACGATCTCGCGCCGCAGACCCGACTGTTCGGTGAGCTGGCCATGGAGAGGGAGTACGAGGATGACCCCAGCGAAGTACGCATGGCCTTGAACAGTCTGCCGGGGATCGGCTTCGAGTTGCCTGGCTATCGCCCCGATGATCGTACCTGGCGTGGCCATGTCGGGGTCAGTCATAGCCTCGGAAACGGCTTGTCACTGCGTGGCAGCTACAGCTATCGGCACGCTGACGATGAATCCCAGCATGGTTTGAATCTTTCTCTGTCGTTGGATCTCTAA
- a CDS encoding class 1 fructose-bisphosphatase → MSRVTLSRYLIEQTRSHNTPADLRFLIEVVARACKAISHQVSKGALGGVLGSLDSENVQGEVQKKLDVISNEILLEANEWGGHLAGMASEEMDNAYQIPGKYPKGAYLLVFDPLDGSSNIDVNVSVGTIFSVLRCPDRNGDTGDLGEDAFLQPGTQQVAAGYAIYGPQTMLMLTLGDGVKGFTLDRELGSFVLTHDNIKVPESTKEFAINMSNQRHWEAPVQRYVSELLAGETGPLGRNYNMRWIASMVADVHRILTRGGVFMYPRDAREPDKPGKLRLMYEANPMSMIIEQAGGAATDGSQRILDIQPTSLHQRVPVFLGSKEEVLRVTAYHRG, encoded by the coding sequence ATGTCCCGCGTCACCCTGAGCCGCTACCTGATCGAGCAGACTCGCAGCCATAACACCCCGGCCGATCTGCGTTTCCTTATCGAAGTCGTGGCACGGGCCTGCAAGGCGATCAGCCACCAGGTTTCCAAGGGCGCCCTCGGTGGCGTACTGGGCAGCCTGGACAGCGAGAACGTGCAGGGCGAAGTGCAGAAGAAGCTCGACGTCATCTCCAACGAGATCCTCCTCGAAGCCAACGAATGGGGCGGTCACCTGGCCGGCATGGCGTCCGAGGAAATGGACAACGCCTACCAGATCCCCGGCAAGTACCCCAAGGGTGCCTATCTGCTGGTCTTCGACCCGCTGGATGGCTCCAGCAACATCGACGTCAACGTCTCGGTCGGCACCATCTTCTCCGTGCTGCGCTGCCCGGACCGCAACGGTGACACCGGCGACCTGGGCGAGGACGCCTTCCTCCAGCCGGGCACCCAGCAGGTCGCGGCCGGCTACGCCATTTACGGCCCGCAGACCATGCTGATGCTGACCCTCGGCGACGGCGTCAAGGGCTTCACCCTGGATCGCGAACTGGGCAGCTTCGTGCTCACCCACGACAACATCAAGGTGCCGGAGTCGACCAAGGAATTCGCCATCAACATGTCCAACCAGCGCCACTGGGAAGCCCCGGTACAGCGCTACGTCTCCGAGCTGCTGGCCGGCGAGACCGGGCCGCTGGGGCGCAACTACAACATGCGCTGGATCGCCTCGATGGTGGCCGACGTGCATCGCATCCTCACCCGTGGCGGTGTGTTCATGTACCCGCGCGACGCCCGCGAGCCGGACAAGCCGGGCAAGCTGCGCCTGATGTACGAGGCCAACCCGATGTCGATGATCATCGAGCAGGCCGGCGGCGCCGCCACCGACGGCAGCCAGCGCATCCTCGACATCCAGCCCACTTCCCTGCACCAGCGTGTGCCGGTGTTCCTCGGCTCCAAGGAAGAAGTGCTGCGCGTCACCGCCTACCACCGGGGCTGA
- a CDS encoding DUF924 family protein produces MQPWQPLLDWWFGADGSATDIVAARRGLWFGKRDSQDREAEARFAALVEQALAGELKGWADEPQGWLAHLILLDQLPRMIFRDTPRAFAGDALARPLLEAGLERGWDRALTPIQRVFAYLIFEHAEDLPLQARAVELFRALLDQAGDAERELFADFLDFAERHQRVIARFGRFPHRNAILGRACTDEEQAFLREPGSRF; encoded by the coding sequence ATGCAGCCCTGGCAGCCGTTGCTCGACTGGTGGTTCGGTGCCGATGGCAGCGCGACCGACATCGTAGCGGCGCGCCGGGGCTTGTGGTTCGGCAAGCGTGACAGTCAGGACCGTGAGGCCGAAGCGCGTTTCGCTGCGCTGGTCGAGCAGGCCCTGGCTGGCGAGCTGAAGGGCTGGGCGGATGAGCCGCAGGGCTGGCTGGCGCACCTGATCCTGCTCGATCAGCTGCCGCGCATGATCTTTCGCGATACCCCGCGCGCCTTCGCGGGGGACGCGCTGGCCCGTCCTCTGCTGGAGGCCGGGCTGGAGCGCGGCTGGGACCGTGCGTTGACGCCGATCCAGCGCGTTTTTGCCTACCTGATCTTCGAGCATGCCGAGGATCTGCCTCTGCAGGCGCGTGCCGTCGAACTGTTTCGCGCTCTGCTCGATCAGGCAGGTGACGCAGAGCGCGAGCTGTTCGCCGACTTTCTCGACTTCGCCGAGCGTCACCAGCGGGTGATTGCGCGCTTCGGTCGCTTCCCTCATCGCAACGCCATTCTCGGTCGCGCCTGTACTGACGAAGAACAGGCCTTCCTGCGGGAACCTGGCTCGCGTTTCTGA
- the bamE gene encoding outer membrane protein assembly factor BamE domain-containing protein, with product MSMRIVALLACCLLAACNKVNQDNYSKLKAGMSKAEVESLLGAPGECAGALGMTSCTWGDDKSYISVQYAGDKVMMFSGKGLK from the coding sequence ATGTCGATGCGTATCGTCGCGTTGCTCGCCTGCTGTCTGCTCGCCGCCTGCAACAAGGTCAATCAGGACAACTATTCCAAGCTCAAGGCCGGCATGAGCAAGGCGGAGGTCGAGAGCCTGCTTGGCGCTCCGGGCGAATGCGCCGGCGCACTGGGCATGACCAGCTGCACCTGGGGTGATGACAAGAGCTATATCAGCGTCCAGTACGCCGGGGACAAGGTGATGATGTTCTCCGGCAAGGGACTCAAGTAA
- a CDS encoding lipocalin family protein: protein MRSILIASAVLALAGCANSGTGRIPQEPPKTVQVDLQRYQGTWYELARLPMFFQRNCVQSEAHYGLRDDGRIDVTNRCRDKDGEWIEAKGVAEPQVEGQTDKLWVRFDNWASKLLPIKGDYWVLYRDDDYRVALVGHPQRKYLWLLSRTPEVDQETRDKLLSHAREQGYDTSELIWRQAD, encoded by the coding sequence ATGCGTTCGATCCTTATCGCCAGTGCCGTTCTCGCCCTCGCCGGCTGCGCCAACTCCGGCACGGGCCGCATCCCGCAGGAGCCGCCGAAGACCGTGCAGGTCGACCTGCAGCGCTACCAGGGCACCTGGTACGAGCTGGCGCGGCTGCCGATGTTCTTCCAGCGCAACTGCGTGCAGTCCGAAGCCCATTATGGCTTGCGTGACGATGGCCGCATTGACGTGACCAATCGCTGCCGCGACAAGGACGGCGAGTGGATCGAAGCCAAGGGCGTCGCCGAGCCTCAGGTGGAAGGGCAAACCGACAAGCTCTGGGTGCGCTTCGACAACTGGGCCAGCAAGCTGCTGCCGATCAAGGGCGACTACTGGGTGCTGTACCGCGATGACGACTACCGTGTAGCGCTGGTCGGTCACCCGCAGCGCAAGTACCTGTGGCTGCTGTCGCGTACCCCGGAAGTGGATCAGGAAACCCGCGACAAGCTGCTCAGCCACGCGCGCGAGCAGGGTTACGACACCTCCGAGCTGATCTGGCGCCAGGCTGACTAG
- the pip gene encoding prolyl aminopeptidase, with the protein MQTLYPEIKPYARHELAVEPPHVLYVDESGSADGLPVLFIHGGPGAGCDASSRRYFDPNLYRIVTFDQRGCGRSTPHASLENNTTQALIGDIERIREHLGIDKFVLFGGSWGSTLALAYAQTHPQRVHGLILRGIFLCRPQEFSWFYQEGASRLFPDYWEDYLAPIPPDERGDLMQAFYKRLTGADQIAQMHAAKAWSTWEGRTATLRPNTQVVERFSDAHRALSIARIECHYFVNGAFLEPDQLLRDMPKIAHLPGIIVHGRYDAICPLDNAWALHQAWPNSELQIIRDAGHAAAEPGITDALVRAADELARRLLDLPPEDA; encoded by the coding sequence ATGCAGACTCTGTATCCAGAGATCAAACCCTACGCCCGTCACGAGCTGGCGGTCGAGCCGCCGCATGTGCTCTATGTCGACGAGAGCGGTTCGGCGGACGGGTTGCCGGTGCTGTTCATCCATGGCGGGCCGGGCGCCGGCTGCGATGCATCAAGCCGCCGATACTTCGATCCCAATCTCTACCGTATCGTCACCTTCGATCAGCGTGGCTGTGGCCGCTCCACCCCGCATGCCAGTCTGGAGAACAACACCACCCAGGCGCTGATCGGCGATATCGAACGCATTCGCGAGCACCTGGGGATAGACAAGTTCGTGCTGTTCGGCGGCTCCTGGGGCTCGACCCTGGCGCTGGCCTATGCGCAAACGCATCCGCAGCGCGTGCACGGGTTGATTCTGCGCGGCATCTTCCTGTGTCGGCCACAGGAATTCAGCTGGTTCTACCAGGAGGGCGCCAGCCGTCTGTTCCCCGACTACTGGGAGGACTACCTCGCGCCGATTCCGCCAGACGAACGCGGCGATCTGATGCAGGCCTTCTACAAGCGCCTGACCGGCGCCGATCAGATCGCCCAGATGCACGCGGCCAAGGCCTGGTCGACCTGGGAAGGTCGCACCGCCACCCTGCGGCCCAACACCCAGGTGGTCGAACGCTTCAGCGACGCGCACCGGGCGCTGTCCATCGCCCGTATCGAATGCCACTACTTCGTCAATGGCGCCTTCCTCGAGCCCGATCAGTTGCTGCGCGACATGCCGAAGATCGCCCATCTGCCGGGCATCATCGTGCACGGTCGCTACGACGCCATCTGCCCGCTGGACAACGCCTGGGCACTGCATCAGGCCTGGCCCAACAGCGAGCTGCAGATCATCCGCGACGCCGGCCATGCGGCCGCCGAGCCCGGCATCACCGACGCGCTGGTGCGCGCCGCCGACGAACTGGCCCGGCGCCTGCTCGACCTGCCGCCGGAGGATGCATGA
- the dtd gene encoding D-aminoacyl-tRNA deacylase, which translates to MKLLIQRVSAARVEVEGEVVGGIDQGLLALVGVEPQDDQASLTRALHKLLNYRVFSDEAGKMNRSLTDVQGGLLLVSQFTLAADTKSGMRPSFSSAAPPAQGEALFDALVEAARARHPQVATGRFGANMQVHLVNDGPVTFLLEV; encoded by the coding sequence ATGAAGCTGCTGATCCAGCGCGTCAGCGCAGCCAGGGTCGAGGTCGAAGGCGAGGTGGTGGGCGGCATCGATCAGGGCCTGTTGGCGCTGGTCGGCGTCGAGCCACAGGACGATCAGGCCAGCCTGACTCGCGCCCTGCACAAATTGCTCAACTACCGCGTATTCAGCGACGAGGCGGGCAAGATGAACCGCTCGCTGACGGATGTGCAGGGCGGGCTGCTGCTGGTCTCGCAATTCACCCTGGCGGCCGACACCAAAAGCGGCATGCGCCCGAGCTTCTCCAGCGCGGCGCCGCCGGCGCAGGGCGAGGCACTGTTCGATGCCCTGGTCGAGGCAGCCAGAGCCCGGCATCCGCAGGTCGCCACCGGACGCTTCGGCGCCAATATGCAGGTGCATCTGGTCAACGATGGGCCGGTGACCTTTCTCCTCGAGGTATAG
- a CDS encoding 16S rRNA (uracil(1498)-N(3))-methyltransferase, translated as MNLLLLEDADFVGEDRVRLSGRRLKHLHEVHRAEAGDRLRVGRLGGLMGEGRLMALDAEHAELQVSLDQAPPAKLPLTLVLALPRPKMLKRVLQTVSAMGVPRLVLVNSYRVEKSFWQTPFLEAEAIREQLILGLEQARDTVLPDVSIEKRFKPFVEDRLPALATGTLGLIGHPGDYPACPRAVQEPVTLAIGPEGGWIPYEVDLLRQAAGLQPVQLGERILRVETAVPALLARLF; from the coding sequence GTGAACCTGCTGCTGCTGGAAGACGCAGACTTCGTCGGCGAGGATCGGGTACGCCTCAGCGGCCGACGCCTTAAGCATCTGCATGAGGTACACCGCGCCGAGGCCGGCGACCGCCTGCGCGTCGGCCGCCTTGGCGGGCTGATGGGCGAAGGTCGGCTGATGGCCCTGGATGCCGAGCACGCCGAGCTGCAGGTCAGCCTCGATCAGGCTCCGCCGGCCAAGCTGCCGCTGACCCTGGTGCTCGCCCTGCCGCGGCCGAAGATGCTCAAGCGCGTACTGCAGACAGTCAGTGCCATGGGCGTTCCGCGCCTGGTGCTGGTCAACAGCTACCGCGTGGAGAAGAGCTTCTGGCAGACGCCCTTTCTCGAAGCCGAAGCCATTCGCGAACAGCTGATCCTCGGCCTGGAGCAGGCGCGTGACACCGTCTTGCCCGACGTGAGCATCGAGAAACGCTTCAAGCCCTTCGTCGAGGATCGCCTGCCGGCGTTGGCAACCGGCACGCTGGGCCTGATCGGCCACCCCGGTGACTACCCGGCCTGCCCGCGCGCCGTGCAGGAGCCGGTGACCCTGGCCATCGGCCCGGAAGGTGGCTGGATTCCCTACGAAGTCGATCTGCTGCGCCAGGCCGCAGGCCTGCAGCCGGTGCAACTGGGCGAACGCATCCTGCGGGTGGAGACGGCGGTGCCGGCGTTGCTGGCCAGATTGTTCTAA
- the tatC gene encoding twin-arginine translocase subunit TatC, which translates to MSKLPDADQEMPLVSHLTELRTRLLRCVVIILLIFAGLFYFAQDIYALVAAPLRAYLPDGATMIATGVASPFLTPFKLTLMCALFLGMPVILHQAWGFIAPGLYTHERRIAVPLLISSIFLFYAGMAFAYFVVFPIMFGFFASVTPEGVAMMTDIGQYLDFVLTLFFAFGVAFEIPIATFLLIWVGIVDVATLRKSRPYVIVGCFAVGMLLTPPDVFSQTLLAVPMWLLFEAGVLAGALVKRKRDEEKAEEEAKPEDQPPAPLS; encoded by the coding sequence ATGAGCAAACTGCCGGACGCCGACCAGGAAATGCCCCTGGTCTCGCACCTGACCGAACTGCGCACGCGCCTGCTGCGTTGCGTGGTGATCATCCTGCTGATCTTCGCCGGCCTGTTCTATTTCGCCCAGGACATCTACGCCCTGGTCGCCGCACCGCTGCGCGCCTATCTGCCGGACGGCGCGACGATGATCGCCACCGGCGTCGCCTCGCCCTTCCTCACGCCGTTCAAGCTGACACTGATGTGCGCGCTGTTTCTCGGCATGCCGGTGATCCTGCACCAGGCCTGGGGCTTCATCGCGCCGGGGCTGTACACCCATGAACGGCGCATCGCCGTGCCGCTGCTGATCTCCAGCATCTTCCTGTTCTATGCCGGCATGGCCTTCGCCTACTTCGTGGTCTTTCCCATCATGTTCGGCTTCTTCGCCAGCGTGACCCCGGAAGGCGTGGCGATGATGACCGACATCGGTCAGTACCTGGACTTCGTCCTGACCCTGTTCTTCGCCTTCGGCGTGGCCTTCGAGATTCCCATCGCCACCTTCCTGCTGATCTGGGTCGGCATCGTCGACGTGGCCACCCTGCGCAAGAGCCGCCCCTACGTGATCGTCGGCTGCTTCGCCGTGGGCATGCTGCTGACGCCGCCGGACGTGTTCTCGCAGACCCTGCTGGCCGTACCGATGTGGCTGCTGTTCGAAGCCGGCGTGCTGGCCGGCGCCCTGGTCAAGCGCAAGCGCGACGAGGAAAAGGCCGAGGAAGAGGCCAAGCCCGAAGACCAGCCGCCCGCGCCACTGTCGTGA
- the tatB gene encoding Sec-independent protein translocase protein TatB — protein MFDIGFTELLLVGLVALVVLGPERLPGAVRTAGLWIGRIKRSFNSIKAEVEREIGADEIRRQLHNERILELEREMKAMKQDILDTASLKPSSDADKSSVEPPPPAAQDKTSQP, from the coding sequence ATGTTCGACATCGGTTTCACCGAACTGCTGCTGGTCGGCCTGGTCGCCCTGGTGGTGCTCGGTCCTGAGCGCCTCCCGGGGGCGGTGCGCACTGCCGGCCTGTGGATCGGCCGGATCAAGCGCAGCTTCAATTCGATCAAGGCCGAAGTGGAGCGCGAGATCGGCGCCGACGAGATTCGCCGTCAGTTGCACAACGAGCGAATTCTCGAGCTCGAGCGGGAAATGAAGGCGATGAAGCAGGACATCCTCGACACCGCCAGCCTCAAGCCGAGCAGCGACGCCGACAAGAGCAGCGTCGAGCCGCCACCGCCCGCCGCCCAGGACAAGACTTCACAGCCATGA